The Nocardiopsis sp. Huas11 genome has a segment encoding these proteins:
- a CDS encoding GntR family transcriptional regulator, whose translation MTKTIGTMKKLWYMAEAMRREAMYERVARAIRTDIEAGRLRHGQVLPSTRELAAEWHTSVHTISEAMRLLVEDGKVVSKSRSQRVVHAPDHEEIRGEVHRLQKPAVILIGGYAGSGKSELARMVARETGWAVLDKDTLSRPLVEASLEVLGLSPHDRESDTYLSKVRPREYEALAAAIEEQLECGNSAIASAPFLKEFTDVSWIHRVQATCTALNAESIFVWVRCDPQSMHTYIRRRGAARDAAKLAAWDDYVSNLDLDFHLPVEHVVVENSLSSAPLQAQAAQLVKEAMKAR comes from the coding sequence GTGACCAAGACCATCGGAACGATGAAGAAGCTGTGGTACATGGCAGAGGCCATGAGGCGGGAGGCCATGTACGAACGGGTTGCCCGAGCGATCCGCACAGACATCGAGGCAGGCCGGCTGCGTCACGGACAGGTGCTGCCGTCCACACGGGAGTTGGCGGCGGAGTGGCACACGAGCGTCCACACCATCAGCGAAGCCATGAGACTGCTGGTGGAAGACGGCAAGGTGGTCAGCAAGTCCCGCTCGCAACGGGTCGTGCACGCCCCAGACCACGAGGAGATTCGCGGAGAGGTTCACCGCTTGCAGAAGCCCGCGGTCATCCTGATCGGCGGCTATGCCGGGTCTGGCAAGAGCGAACTTGCACGCATGGTTGCTAGAGAAACCGGCTGGGCGGTCCTCGACAAGGACACGCTTAGTAGGCCGCTAGTCGAGGCTTCTCTAGAAGTACTTGGTCTGTCTCCTCACGACAGGGAGTCCGATACCTACCTGTCGAAGGTGCGTCCTCGTGAGTACGAAGCCCTGGCTGCCGCGATCGAAGAGCAGTTGGAGTGTGGGAACAGCGCGATCGCCAGCGCCCCGTTCCTTAAGGAGTTCACGGACGTCTCGTGGATCCACCGGGTGCAGGCCACATGTACCGCTCTCAACGCGGAGTCCATATTCGTGTGGGTTCGCTGCGATCCGCAGAGCATGCACACCTACATCCGGCGCCGCGGAGCTGCACGTGACGCGGCGAAGCTCGCTGCCTGGGATGACTACGTGTCCAACCTCGACCTCGACTTCCATCTGCCCGTGGAACACGTCGTCGTTGAGAACTCGCTGAGCAGCGCGCCGCTACAGGCTCAGGCCGCACAACTCGTGAAAGAGGCGATGAAAGCACGATGA